In Rhodococcus qingshengii JCM 15477, the sequence CAGTTCGACCGTTGTACTCGTCGTCGGAACTGCCGTGATCTTCGTCGGTATCGGACTGTGGCTGAACCGGTCCACCTCGGGCCGTCTGCTACGCGCCGTCGGCGACAGTCCGGATGCCGCCCGCGTCCTGGGCTTGCCGGTGGATCGGGTACGCCTCATCGCGTTCACCCTCGCGGGTGTGATCGCCGCCGTCGCCGGACTTCTGTTCGCTCCCAAGGCCGGTGTTCAGTTCACGAGCGGTCTGTCATGGACGCTGACGGCATTCATCGCACTCGTCATCGGTGGTACCGGCCGAAGTTGGGCTCCGCTGATCGGCGGAATGGTGTTGGGCGTCGTCCAGGTATTCGCCCCGTACTACTTCGGTGCGAGTGCTGCGCAAACCGCGATTCTGTTGATTGCCCTGGTGTTCTTCGCTTTCCGTCCGGAAGGCTTGCTCTCGAGGAAGGTTCGCGTCTGATGGCCTCGCTTTCTACCAGTCCGCTGACGTCAAATCCGCCCACTACATCCGGCCGTTCCCGGACGAGGATGCTCGCCCTGTCACGAGAAGCGCTGATCACCGTGGTCGTGGTTGCTGCCGTGCTGCTGTGGATGGGGCCGAGTCTGTACCGGCAGGATCTGGTGTTCCTCGCTGCGACGTATTCGCTGATCGCACTCGGCATGTACGTGCCATTCGTGCTCGCGGGATCACTGTCGATGGCGTACAGCGCGTATGCGGCGATCGGCGCGTATGCCGTTGCGCTGATCTCGGTTCGGACCGGGTTGTCGATGTGGTGGGGATGGATTCTCGGCGCCCTCGCCGCTGCAGCGGTTGCAGTACTCCTCAGCTTGGCAACACAGAAACTCTCCGGCTTCTACCTTGCCGCGGTGACCTTGTTGTTCGGTATCGCTTTCGAGCACTGGTTGATCGACGGGCCGAGTTTCACCGGCGGGTCGGCCGGGATCTCGGGTGTCGAGACTGTGACGATGTTCGGCTGGGAGCCACCGCGCTATTTGTTGGTCGTGTTCGCGATCTTGTTCGTGTGTCTGATCGCGGTCGCTGTGGATCGACTCCGGAAATCGGTGTGGGGGCTGATGTTGCAAGCTGCCCGCGACAATCGTAATGTCGCACGGTCTTCCGGCGTCAATCCTGCGCACCTGACCGTCGTGGCGCTGGCGATCGGTGCTGCGATCGCGTCGACCGGCGGATCGCTGTTCACCGTGTCGGTGCAGGCTGTCACTCCTGAAACCTTCACTCTCAGTATTGTTTTCCTCGCAATCTTCATGCCGATCATCGGCGGTCGCGGTTCGGCGTGGGGTGCTCCGCTCGGTGCATTGATCGTGGTGATCGTGACGCTGAATATGCCCGGGTACCAGGGAAGTGGCGAACTCCTGCTTGCCGGAGCCGTCCTGGTGATCCTCATCGTCGCGCCTGGTGGGGTGATCGGGTGGAGTCAGAACGTTCTGGGTCGAATGAACCGTCTGTACAAGGAGCGTGGCAATCGATGACTCGGCTACTCGAAGTGAGCGGGCTCCACAAGTCCTACGGAGGCGTCCGCGCTGTCGACGATGTCTCGTTCAGCGTCGGACCGGGAGAGGTGATCGGACTGGTCGGCCCGAACGGGGCAGGCAAGACCACACTGGTGGACTGCATCTTCGGCACTCAGCAAGCAGACTCCGGAACCGTCGCGCTCGCGGGTGCTCCCTTGACCGGGCCGTCGGAGCGCCGTGCACGGCAAGGGCTCTCGCGCACGTTTCAACATCCGCAGCTCGCGGCGGAACTCGACGCCGTCGACAACATCATCCCGGGACTGTACGGGCACAAGATCACCTCACCTCTGCACTCGCTGTGGTGGGCGATCAAAGGACCTTTCGAGAACTGGGACCGGACAGCACAGCGGGCCCGGGAGATTGCTGCGCGATACTCGGTCACCGACGTCGAGAGTGCTTGCGGGGATCTCAGTTTGGGGGCGCAGCGTCTGGTCGAGGTGGCGCGGGCGATGGCGACCGAACCCGAAGTCCTCCTGTTGGACGAACCGTTTGCCGGCGCGGATCACGACGGCATCGCTGCCATCTCCGGTGCCGTGCGATCGATTGCCGCGCAGGGCAAAGGAGTAGTCCTGGTTGATCACAACGTCGATCTCATCGCGGCGCTCGCAACCAAGATCGTGCTGCTCAATTTCGGATCAGTGGCGTTCTACGGACCACCGCAGGAGTGCTTGGCCAGCGACGCGATGCGAGAAGTCTATTTCGGTTCCGAATACGAGGAAGGCGCCTGACATGCTCGAACTCGACAGAGTCACAGTTCGATACGGATCCGCTGTCGCCGTCCGGGAAGTCTCCCTTGCCGCTCCCGCCGGTGAAGTGACAGCCATCGTCGGGCCGAACGGTGCGGGCAAGACCAGCTTGGCGGGATCCATCTACGGCTCGGTTCCCGCCACCGGGACAATCAAATTCGATGGTCGAGAGATCCAGAAATTATCGGCACTGGATCGTGTCCGCAGCGGATTTGCCTACGTTCCCCAAGGCAGGCAACTGTTCATGCGAATGTCCGTTCGCGAGAACCTACGCGTCGGCGCAGACCTGCTGGGATTGAAAGCCGAAGCCGTGGAAACAGCTTTCGAGAGGTTCCCGATCCTGCGTGAACGCTCGGAGAGTTATGCCGGGGTCCTCAGCGGTGGTGAGCAGCAGATGTTGGTTCTGGGGCGGGCCCTTCTGGAAACCCCGAAGGTGTTGCTCCTCGACGAGATGATGACAGGACTGGCACCGAAAATCGTCGCGGAGCTGCGAGCATTGGTCGGGGGTCTGGCCGCCGAGGGTGTGACCGTCATCGTGACGGAACCGGCACTTACTGCACTGAAATCGGTTGTCGACCGCGGATATGTCATGCAGCGCGGCGAACTCGTCCGCGAATGCGATTCCGCAGCGACACTGGACAACGCGTACAAACAATCGATGGGCGTACTCAGCGCCGACGGGAGATGATCGACGATCATGCTGGAAACGAAGACACTCGACTTCACCGTCGGTGAATTCGCCACGAATCCGGACCGGTTCGCCGGCGTCAGCATCAGCGAAATGGTCAGGCATTGGTCTGAGACCATCCCGGACGAAACCGCCTTTGTCACTCCGGAATCGAGGGTGTCGTGGAAACAGTACGACGCGGCTGCCGATGCGATCGCGTCGGCGCTGGATCTAGCTGGTGAGGGATACGGACATGTAGCCGTGTTGCTCCCCGACACCGCTGTATTCCATGCGGCTCTCTGCGCAGCATTTCGTACCGGCCGCGTCGCCGTCGGAATCGGTTCGCGCTCGGGCATTCGCGAGATCTCTCATCTGATCGCCCGCTCGGAAGCCTCCGTACTCGTCACCACTCGCACGCTGCGCGGCGTCGATACCGCCGAACTCGTGGCGAGTCTGCGGGCAGAGCATCCCGGACTGGACGTCGTCTTCGCCGACGAACGCGCCGACGTGAGTTTCGAACGCGTGAGCGCAAACGGCGAACTCACCTCGTTGCCGGTCGAGCTAAAGCAGTTCCCCGCAACCAGTCCGTGTTTTGTCACGTCAGCCGTTTCGATGCTGAACTCGACCTCCGGCACAACGGGCCTACCCAAACTGGTCACACAAACCGAGGATCGTTGGGTTGGTTTCTCCGAGATTGCCGCCGAGGCGGCGGCGATCGGTTCGGATGAGGTGTTCCTCGGCGCGGTTCCAGCACCTTTCGGATTCGGCCTCTGGACTTCGCATTTCCTGCCGGCACTACTCGGTGCTCGCAATGTCGTCATGGAACGCTTCGACGTTTCGGTGATGATCGAGTTGATCGAGCGCGAACGGGTGACTGCTTTGAATTGTGTGAGTACACAATTCAAGATGCTGTTGCGTTCGGAGGCCGCGGAATCGGCCGATCTCTCGTCACTTCGTTTCATGTTCACCGGTGGTGAAGCCGTGCCCTATTCGGAGGCGCTGGCATTCGAACAACGTACCGGAGCGGCTGTCCTGCAGTTCTACGGATCGAACGAAACCGGCGCCGTCTCGGTGACGACGGTTTCGGACGGTTCCGATACCCGACTGAAGACGTGCGGCCACGTCATCGATCGCATGCAAGTTCGTGTATTCGACGATGCGGCAAAGGAAATGACCGGCTCCGTCCGCCGCGGTCAGCCTGGGGTGAACGGACCGCTGATGTGTCAGGGCTATTGGGGGGACACCGATGCGAACGACGAGTTGTACACCGACGACGGTTGGATGCTTCTCGGCGACATCGTCGAGATCGACGAGACAGGACGGGTGCGTGTGGTCGGGCGCAAAGCCGACATCATCATTCGTGGCGGCAAGAACATCTCCGCGGTCGAAGTCGAGGAGTACGTGCGCGCGCACCCTTCGGTGGAGTTGGTCGCCGTGGTCGGGGTCGACGATCCGCTGTTCGGTGAGAAGGTCTGTGCGGTCGTCGTGTCCGCCGATGACGATCTGAGTTCGGAGGATCTGACCGCCTGGCTGCAGAGCCGAGGAGTGACCCGCGAGTACATACCCGAGTACGTGATGACGGTCGCCGAATTGCCGATGGCGGCAGGCGGCAAAGTAGCCAAGGGTGAAGTCAAGGCACTCGCGCAGAGGCGGATCGCTGAACTCGGCTGATCGCACTTGGCGGTACCGGCTTCGCGTTACGCTGATCCGGACATTGTGCCGAGAGTGAAGGAAACCCGATGACGAACCCTTCACCGCATCGGTGGCGCAGGCGCTTGCTGTGGGCTCTGGCAATTGTGTTCGTTCTGGTCGGAGCCGTGGTTCTGGCCTTCGTTCTGAGCCCGAGACCTGGCGCACTCACCGTGCGATGGGTCTTCGATCGTGATGCGGTGAAAGTCACCGAGGCGCTCGAGAAGCACGCGCCCGAAGGCGTCGACTCGATCAAGGACCAGCAGTACCGCGCCGATGACGACGACGCATACCTGGATGTCTACTTTCCCGCAGCGACGACGACCGCATTGCCTACGGTGATCTGGACTCATGGCGGTGCCTGGATCTCGGGAAGCAAGTCCAACTACGCGCCGTACTACGAGTTGCTGGCCTCTCGTGGCTACACCGTTGTGTCCCTGGACTACTCACTCGGACCTGAGCACCACTATCCGACGGCAGTGCGGCAGCTCAACGACGCTCACGCGTACGTCGTCGCGAATGCGGAACGGCTGCATGTTGATCCGACGACGGTCGTTCTGGCCGGTGATTCTGCGGGAGCGCAACTCTCGAGTCAGCTCGCCACTCTCATCACTGATCCCGCCTATGCGAACCGTGTGGGCGTGGTCCCGTCGCTGCGGCCGGATCAGTTACGTGGAGTAATACTGAACTGTGGAATCTACGACGTCGGGAACATGGTCGGCGGACCCGGCATCATCGGTTGGGGAGTTGATCGGTCCCTCTGGGCGTATACCGGCGTGCGTGACTTCATGAGTACCGACGCAGCGGATCAGATGTCGACCTTGAACTACGTCACCGATCGATTTCCGCCTGCCTACATCAGCGGCGGCAACGCCGATCCGTTGACGGATTCTCAGTCGAAACCGATGGCTGACAAATTGACCGGGTTGGGAGTTGCGGTCGACACACTGTTCTATCCGGCCGATCACGTTCCGGCGCTCGGTCACGAGTATCAGTTCGATCTGGACAATGCCGACGGTCTCACTGCGCTCGATCGCACGGTTCAGTTTCTTGAGGCTCATACCGGCTAAATGTCGGATTGTGGTGAACCACTGCGAAAATGGTCATTTTGGACAAAGCTCCGCGGGTGCGTTGCCAGGGAATTCTCAACTAGTCCTTTTGGTCTAGCCTGGGTGAATCCGATCCGACCCCAGGAGTTGTTGTGCGCGCGCCTTCCCCCGACAGACGGCGAAGGCGCATTGTCGGAACCGCGGCGGTATTCGTCGTCATTCTGCTGTCCGGGGTAACCGCGGCACTCGTCAGTCCGTGGCCAGGAGTTCTCCTCGTACGGTGGATGTCGGCGGGTGGCTCCGAATCGACTCACGCACAACTCGACAGGCATGCACCGTCAGGAATCGTCTCGATTCTCGATCAGTCGTACCGCGACGGCGACGACGATGCACAACTCGACGCGTACTACCCGTCGGAGTCCACTTCGGCGCTACCCACGGTGGTCTGGGTGCACGGCGGTGGCTGGATATCAGGATCGAGAACTGATGCCGACGGTTACTACAAACTGTTGGCAAATCAAGGCTTCACTGTGATTTCGGTGGACTACTCACTGGGACCAGATGCGTATTACCCCACCGCAGTGAATCAGCTGAACGACGCGTATCGATTTATCGTGAGCAATGCGGACAGGTTGCATGTCGATTCGACCAATCTCTTTCTTGCGGGAGATTCGGCAGGCGCGCAGTTGTCCAGTCAGTTGGCGACCGTCATGACCAGCCCTGACTACGCGTCGGAAATGGGTGTGGAGCCGGCATTACGTCCCGAGCAGATACGCGGAGTTGTCCTCGACTGTGGGGTCTTCGATCTGAAACCCCTGCTGTCGCAGGGGAAGTACTTCGGTTGGGGCGTCGACAAGCAGTCGCTGTGGGGGTATCTCGGAACGAGGGAC encodes:
- a CDS encoding branched-chain amino acid ABC transporter permease, with product MASLSTSPLTSNPPTTSGRSRTRMLALSREALITVVVVAAVLLWMGPSLYRQDLVFLAATYSLIALGMYVPFVLAGSLSMAYSAYAAIGAYAVALISVRTGLSMWWGWILGALAAAAVAVLLSLATQKLSGFYLAAVTLLFGIAFEHWLIDGPSFTGGSAGISGVETVTMFGWEPPRYLLVVFAILFVCLIAVAVDRLRKSVWGLMLQAARDNRNVARSSGVNPAHLTVVALAIGAAIASTGGSLFTVSVQAVTPETFTLSIVFLAIFMPIIGGRGSAWGAPLGALIVVIVTLNMPGYQGSGELLLAGAVLVILIVAPGGVIGWSQNVLGRMNRLYKERGNR
- a CDS encoding class I adenylate-forming enzyme family protein; translation: MLETKTLDFTVGEFATNPDRFAGVSISEMVRHWSETIPDETAFVTPESRVSWKQYDAAADAIASALDLAGEGYGHVAVLLPDTAVFHAALCAAFRTGRVAVGIGSRSGIREISHLIARSEASVLVTTRTLRGVDTAELVASLRAEHPGLDVVFADERADVSFERVSANGELTSLPVELKQFPATSPCFVTSAVSMLNSTSGTTGLPKLVTQTEDRWVGFSEIAAEAAAIGSDEVFLGAVPAPFGFGLWTSHFLPALLGARNVVMERFDVSVMIELIERERVTALNCVSTQFKMLLRSEAAESADLSSLRFMFTGGEAVPYSEALAFEQRTGAAVLQFYGSNETGAVSVTTVSDGSDTRLKTCGHVIDRMQVRVFDDAAKEMTGSVRRGQPGVNGPLMCQGYWGDTDANDELYTDDGWMLLGDIVEIDETGRVRVVGRKADIIIRGGKNISAVEVEEYVRAHPSVELVAVVGVDDPLFGEKVCAVVVSADDDLSSEDLTAWLQSRGVTREYIPEYVMTVAELPMAAGGKVAKGEVKALAQRRIAELG
- a CDS encoding ABC transporter ATP-binding protein — its product is MTRLLEVSGLHKSYGGVRAVDDVSFSVGPGEVIGLVGPNGAGKTTLVDCIFGTQQADSGTVALAGAPLTGPSERRARQGLSRTFQHPQLAAELDAVDNIIPGLYGHKITSPLHSLWWAIKGPFENWDRTAQRAREIAARYSVTDVESACGDLSLGAQRLVEVARAMATEPEVLLLDEPFAGADHDGIAAISGAVRSIAAQGKGVVLVDHNVDLIAALATKIVLLNFGSVAFYGPPQECLASDAMREVYFGSEYEEGA
- a CDS encoding ABC transporter ATP-binding protein produces the protein MLELDRVTVRYGSAVAVREVSLAAPAGEVTAIVGPNGAGKTSLAGSIYGSVPATGTIKFDGREIQKLSALDRVRSGFAYVPQGRQLFMRMSVRENLRVGADLLGLKAEAVETAFERFPILRERSESYAGVLSGGEQQMLVLGRALLETPKVLLLDEMMTGLAPKIVAELRALVGGLAAEGVTVIVTEPALTALKSVVDRGYVMQRGELVRECDSAATLDNAYKQSMGVLSADGR
- a CDS encoding alpha/beta hydrolase — translated: MTNPSPHRWRRRLLWALAIVFVLVGAVVLAFVLSPRPGALTVRWVFDRDAVKVTEALEKHAPEGVDSIKDQQYRADDDDAYLDVYFPAATTTALPTVIWTHGGAWISGSKSNYAPYYELLASRGYTVVSLDYSLGPEHHYPTAVRQLNDAHAYVVANAERLHVDPTTVVLAGDSAGAQLSSQLATLITDPAYANRVGVVPSLRPDQLRGVILNCGIYDVGNMVGGPGIIGWGVDRSLWAYTGVRDFMSTDAADQMSTLNYVTDRFPPAYISGGNADPLTDSQSKPMADKLTGLGVAVDTLFYPADHVPALGHEYQFDLDNADGLTALDRTVQFLEAHTG
- a CDS encoding branched-chain amino acid ABC transporter permease; this encodes MTDAQLWLAAIEIGAFFSLIALGMYLVVVGADFFNFAMGPYAMAAAMASSWVAINYGLALWIAMPLGIAVAVALSILTEKLVVKQVQKRSGRGELPALVAVTAVLFGIQQLAGTVFGRTPLPGQKIFDFDPISVLGATVDSSTVVLVVGTAVIFVGIGLWLNRSTSGRLLRAVGDSPDAARVLGLPVDRVRLIAFTLAGVIAAVAGLLFAPKAGVQFTSGLSWTLTAFIALVIGGTGRSWAPLIGGMVLGVVQVFAPYYFGASAAQTAILLIALVFFAFRPEGLLSRKVRV
- a CDS encoding alpha/beta hydrolase, which produces MRAPSPDRRRRRIVGTAAVFVVILLSGVTAALVSPWPGVLLVRWMSAGGSESTHAQLDRHAPSGIVSILDQSYRDGDDDAQLDAYYPSESTSALPTVVWVHGGGWISGSRTDADGYYKLLANQGFTVISVDYSLGPDAYYPTAVNQLNDAYRFIVSNADRLHVDSTNLFLAGDSAGAQLSSQLATVMTSPDYASEMGVEPALRPEQIRGVVLDCGVFDLKPLLSQGKYFGWGVDKQSLWGYLGTRDFDGSTAVGQMSTLGHVTSDFPATFITGGNIDPLTASQSKPLAERLADLGVEVDALFYPEDHEPALDHEYQFDLDTVDGMVAFDRTVAFLRNYVR